A section of the Phaseolus vulgaris cultivar G19833 chromosome 8, P. vulgaris v2.0, whole genome shotgun sequence genome encodes:
- the LOC137827129 gene encoding uncharacterized protein produces MSSTVDSVVRDPFKNSWKTLRFPNIKPSQLLRFFFKAGLAASTFFLITLVFHLTLSYNQSQYHNSSHTSFKYILQQQKTTHQQQPPTNISHLFFGIGGSVATWDTRRQYSDMWWRRGVTRGFVWLDSHPSGNATWPESSPPYKVSGDTSAFQYTCSYGSRSAIRVARIVKESFELGVENVRWFVMGDDDTVFFTDNLVMVLSKYDHNEMYYVGGNSESVEQDVIHFYTMAFGGGGFAISYPLAKVLVRILDGCIDRYAEFYGSDQKIQSCISEIGVQVTKEPGFHQVDIRGKPYGLLASHPVAPLVSLHHMDYVDPIFPNMTRVDAVKKLVTAYERDSGRALQKSFCYDLRRNWSVSVSWGYSVEIYPTLRRAKELETAFRTFRTWRSWSDGPFIFNTRPVGSDPCEKPVLFMLDRVLNVGEDKTRSIYRRHEDTVGNVCKRDEYAQALDVQYVNVLAPRFMPDEWKKAPRRQCCEIVNASDGVMNNNSVVGVKIRGCHRLESVTPP; encoded by the exons ATGTCTTCTACTGTGGACTCAGTTGTTCGAGACCCTTTCAAAAACTCATGGAAAACCCTTCGTTTCCCCAACATCAAACCCAGCCAACTTCTTCGTTTCTTCTTCAAAGCGGGTCTTGCAGCTTCAACCTTCTTCCTCATAACCCTAGTTTTTCACCTTACCCTATCCTACAACCAATCCCAATACCATAACAGCAGCCACACATCCTTCAAATACATCCTCCAACAACAGAAAACCACTCACCAACAACAACCGCCCACCAACATCTCCCACCTCTTCTTTGGTATTGGCGGCTCCGTCGCCACGTGGGACACACGCCGCCAATACTCAGACATGTGGTGGCGCCGCGGTGTCACCAGAGGCTTTGTGTGGCTCGACAGCCACCCATCGGGGAACGCGACGTGGCCGGAGAGTTCACCGCCGTATAAGGTCTCCGGTGACACGTCAGCGTTCCAGTACACGTGCTCGTACGGGTCGCGATCGGCGATTCGTGTGGCGCGGATTGTGAAGGAGAGCTTCGAGCTGGGGGTGGAAAACGTGAGGTGGTTCGTTATGGGTGATGACGACACCGTTTTCTTCACCGACAACCTCGTTATGGTTTTGTCGAAGTATGATCATAATGAAATGTACTACGTGGGTGGGAATTCTGAGAGTGTGGAACAGGATGTGATACATTTTTACACTATGGCGTTTGGTGGTGGTGGGTTTGCGATAAGTTACCCTCTGGCGAAGGTGTTGGTCAGAATTTTGGACGGTTGCATTGATCGTTACGCTGAGTTTTATGGGTCTGATCAGAAAATTCAGAGTTGCATCAGTGAGATTGGGGTTCAGGTTACCAAAGAACCAGGTTTTCATCAg gTAGATATAAGGGGGAAGCCATACGGGTTGTTAGCGTCACATCCGGTGGCTCCGTTGGTTTCGTTACACCATATGGATTACGTGGATCCGATATTTCCCAACATGACCCGGGTTGACGCCGTTAAAAAACTGGTAACCGCCTACGAAAGAGATTCGGGTCGGGCTCTGCAGAAGAGCTTCTGTTACGACCTCCGACGAAACTGGTCCGTTTCGGTGTCGTGGGGCTACAGCGTTGAGATATACCCCACTCTACGCAGGGCCAAGGAACTAGAAACGGCGTTTCGGACTTTCCGCACGTGGCGGAGTTGGAGTGATGGCCCGTTTATTTTCAATACCCGACCCGTTGGTTCCGATCCGTGTGAGAAACCAGTGTTGTTTATGCTGGATCGGGTTCTGAATGTGGGCGAGGACAAGACCCGGTCTATCTATAGAAGGCACGAAGACACAGTGGGGAACGTGTGCAAGCGTGATGAGTACGCGCAGGCTTTAGACGTGCAATACGTCAACGTTTTAGCACCACGCTTTATGCCGGACGAGTGGAAAAAG GCGCCACGTAGGCAATGCTGCGAGATAGTGAACGCCTCAGATGGGGTGATGAACAATAATAGCGTAGTTGGCGTTAAGATCAGAGGCTGCCATCGATTGGAGAGTGTGACTCCTCCCTAG
- the LOC137825737 gene encoding protein PSK SIMULATOR 1-like has protein sequence MAPCSGAANLCCLFIHDEPSPQQTLGVLAFDAAKIMCRLLSLYNSLSHQEIVHLRRNIIRSKSVSHLNSRDECFLLTLACAERLEELNLAAATVSRLAARCSDQNLARFDALDARKLQFGTRDVEKKIESMEKLVFATRSLHKAMESLTEMEASERKMQRWRSIRANHGLKVKVECFNDRIMFYRRQIIYFKHVSLWGQTFDKVVGLMARIVCIVYNRICSVFRIFITGNVARGINQKRKTNGRPRVARSPENCCCRVEHRDLYKLNLFLFDQAEEQLLIRKRVWGCCHVQKSASTGVFRYRNSPPQGGGEVARNNRVMRLAPAATVGGAGLSLRYANVIMLAERCMNAPDATIGDDARAALYEMLPERLEVKLRPKLRGEWLEWGKLKGDGEGHSSAAARRWHEEVGDVMEWLVPVAHDMVRWQAERNLEKQKFETRPTVLLLQTLHYSDLEKVEEGIVKVLVGLSYMYWYRKL, from the coding sequence ATGGCTCCTTGTTCCGGCGCCGCCAACCTCTGCTGCCTCTTCATCCACGACGAACCCTCCCCGCAACAGACCCTCGGCGTCCTCGCCTTCGATGCCGCCAAGATCATGTGCCGTCTCCTCTCCCTCTACAACTCCCTCTCCCACCAGGAAATAGTCCACCTACGCCGCAACATCATCAGGTCCAAATCCGTTTCTCATCTCAACTCCCGCGACGAGTGTTTCCTCCTCACCCTTGCCTGCGCCGAGCGACTCGAGGAACTCAACCTCGCCGCCGCCACCGTGTCCCGCCTTGCCGCCCGATGCTCCGACCAAAACCTTGCCCGCTTCGACGCCCTAGACGCCCGCAAGCTCCAGTTCGGAACCCGGGACGTCGAGAAGAAGATCGAGAGCATGGAGAAGCTCGTATTCGCTACGAGGAGCCTCCACAAGGCCATGGAATCCCTCACGGAGATGGAAGCGTCGGAAAGAAAAATGCAACGGTGGCGAAGCATTAGGGCAAACCACGGTCTGAAGGTCAAGGTCGAATGTTTCAATGACAGAATCATGTTTTATCGGAGACAGATTATATATTTCAAACATGTCTCCCTTTGGGGTCAGACATTCGACAAGGTTGTCGGCCTCATGGCGAGGATTGTTTGCATTGTCTATAATAGAATATGTTCCGTTTTCAGAATCTTCATCACGGGTAATGTTGCCAGAGGTATCAACCAGAAGAGGAAGACCAATGGCCGACCCAGGGTTGCTAGATCACCGGAGAATTGTTGTTGCCGCGTTGAACATCGCGATTTGTATAAGTTGAACCTCTTTTTATTCGACCAAGCCGAGGAGCAGTTGTTAATTCGGAAGCGCGTGTGGGGTTGTTGTCACGTCCAGAAGAGTGCTTCCACCGGGGTTTTCCGGTACCGCAATTCGCCTCCGCAGGGAGGCGGAGAGGTGGCCCGGAACAATCGCGTCATGCGGCTGGCGCCAGCCGCTACGGTGGGCGGGGCGGGGCTCTCGCTGCGGTACGCGAACGTGATTATGTTGGCGGAACGGTGCATGAACGCGCCTGATGCTACGATAGGGGACGACGCGCGCGCTGCGTTGTACGAGATGCTACCTGAGAGGTTGGAGGTGAAGTTGAGGCCGAAACTGAGAGGGGAGTGGTTGGAATGGGGGAAATTGAAGGGTGACGGAGAGGGCCATTCGTCTGCTGCGGCTAGACGGTGGCACGAGGAGGTGGGGGATGTGATGGAGTGGTTGGTTCCGGTGGCTCATGACATGGTGAGGTGGCAGGCGGAGAGGAACTTGGAGAAGCAAAAGTTTGAGACAAGGCCAACGGTGTTGTTGTTGCAAACTTTGCACTATTCCGATTTGGAGAAGGTGGAGGAGGGGATTGTGAAAGTGTTGGTGGGGTTGAGTTATATGTATTGGTACAGAAAATTGTGA